One stretch of Rathayibacter festucae DSM 15932 DNA includes these proteins:
- a CDS encoding glutamate synthase subunit beta gives MADPKGFLKVQDRELPKRRPVSVRLMDWKEVYEQGDTAVLRRQAGRCMDCGIPFCHKGCPLGNLIPEWNDLMWRGEGRQAIERLHATNNFPEFTGRLCPAPCESSCVLGINQPAVTIKQIEVSIIDQAFGNDWVQPHPPERLTGKTVAVVGSGPAGLAAAQQLTRAGHTVAVYERDDRIGGLLRYGIPDFKMEKKHLELRLNQMKAEGTRFRAGVDIGTDITWDDLRARYDAVVVATGAMVPRDLPIPGRDLAGVHFAMEYLVQSNHAIAGDRVFEQISAEGKHVVVLGGGDTGADCIGTAHRQKAASVTNLAIGTQPPSQRPDSQPWPMDSTVFEIASAHEEGGERVFLASTVEFLANEVGEVRAVRVAETEYLDGRRVPKAGTEREIPADLVLLALGFTGPESEHLAGQLEVPFTDRGNVVRGDRFETSVPGVFVAGDAGRGQSLIVWAIAEGRSVAAEIDRYLEGTTQLPAPVGPNDRGFTL, from the coding sequence GTGGCTGATCCCAAGGGATTCCTGAAGGTGCAGGACCGGGAGCTGCCCAAGCGGCGCCCGGTGTCCGTGCGGCTGATGGACTGGAAAGAGGTGTACGAGCAGGGCGACACCGCCGTGCTGCGCCGGCAGGCCGGCCGCTGCATGGACTGCGGCATCCCGTTCTGCCACAAGGGCTGCCCGCTCGGGAACCTGATCCCCGAGTGGAACGACCTGATGTGGCGCGGCGAGGGCCGCCAGGCGATCGAGCGCCTGCACGCGACCAACAACTTCCCGGAGTTCACCGGCCGCCTGTGCCCCGCGCCCTGCGAGTCGTCCTGCGTGCTCGGTATCAACCAGCCCGCGGTCACGATCAAGCAGATCGAGGTCTCGATCATCGATCAGGCCTTCGGCAACGACTGGGTGCAGCCGCACCCGCCCGAGCGCCTGACCGGCAAGACGGTCGCCGTCGTCGGCTCCGGCCCCGCCGGTCTCGCCGCCGCGCAGCAGCTCACCCGCGCCGGGCACACCGTCGCGGTCTACGAGCGCGACGACCGCATCGGCGGCCTCCTGCGCTACGGCATCCCCGACTTCAAGATGGAGAAGAAGCACCTCGAGCTGCGCCTGAACCAGATGAAGGCCGAGGGCACCCGCTTCCGCGCCGGCGTCGACATCGGCACGGACATCACCTGGGACGATCTGCGCGCGCGCTACGACGCCGTCGTGGTCGCCACCGGTGCGATGGTGCCGCGCGATCTGCCGATCCCCGGCCGCGACCTGGCCGGCGTGCACTTCGCGATGGAGTACCTGGTCCAGTCGAACCACGCCATCGCGGGCGACCGCGTCTTCGAGCAGATCTCGGCCGAGGGCAAGCACGTCGTCGTCCTCGGCGGCGGCGACACCGGAGCCGACTGCATCGGCACCGCGCACCGCCAGAAGGCCGCCTCGGTCACCAACCTCGCGATCGGCACCCAGCCGCCGTCGCAGCGTCCGGACAGCCAGCCCTGGCCGATGGACTCGACGGTCTTCGAGATCGCCAGCGCCCACGAGGAGGGCGGGGAGCGCGTGTTCCTCGCCTCGACCGTCGAGTTCCTCGCCAACGAGGTCGGCGAGGTCCGCGCCGTGCGCGTGGCCGAGACCGAGTACCTCGACGGCCGCCGCGTGCCCAAGGCGGGCACCGAGCGCGAGATCCCGGCCGACCTGGTCCTCCTGGCCCTGGGCTTCACCGGCCCCGAGTCGGAGCACCTCGCCGGCCAGCTCGAGGTCCCCTTCACGGACCGCGGCAACGTGGTCCGCGGCGACCGCTTCGAGACCAGCGTCCCGGGCGTCTTCGTCGCCGGGGACGCCGGCCGCGGCCAGTCGCTGATCGTCTGGGCGATCGCCGAGGGCCGCTCCGTCGCGGCCGAGATCGACCGCTACCTCGAAGGCACCACTCAGCTGCCCGCGCCCGTCGGGCCCAACGACCGGGGCTTCACGCTCTAG
- the gltB gene encoding glutamate synthase large subunit yields the protein MAPVQPSPRVPAVPFLGTPSAQGMYDPAAEKDACGLAMVATMRGTAGHDIIDAALDALRNLEHRGAVGSDAGTGDGAGIITQIPDDFLRAVAAVELPPVGQYAVGNAFLPVDVFERERVKSTIAEMAREENLTVLGWRSIPVQPDEIGTLARAAMPAIEQLYVSSELTDAAGVPLAGLRLDRLTFRLRKRVERELEVYFMSLSSRTLVYKGMVTTLQLEPFYPDLSDERFTSKLALVHSRYSTNTFPSWPLAQPFRMIAHNGEINTVQGNRNWMRARQSQLKSAELGDLSPLFPIVSTGRSDSASFDETVELLTLAGRSLPHAIMMMVPEAWENQAAAIDQKRRAFYEYHSMLMEPWDGPAAIVFTDGDLVGATLDRNGLRPGRYVVTDDGLVVLASEIGVLDIDPAKIVRKGRLQPGRMFLVDTEQGRIVEDEEIKAQLADSGPFDEWLDKGRINLKDLPEREHIVHTPASVNRRQRTFGYTEEEVRLLLLPMAKAGAEPLGAMGSDTPVAVLSKRPRLLFDYFTQAFAQVTNPPLDSIREEVVTSLRLGLGPERNLLSAGAEHARQVVLDFPVIDNDELAKIQHIAPRPLSHITTTIRGLYRVDAGPRAMQDRLDAMCAEADEAIAAGAQFLVLSDRDSTKDLAPIPSLLMLAAVHHHLIRTENRMRVGLVVEAGDVREVHHVATLIGYGASAVNPYLAMETCEQLVRSGMISDLSPEKAVKNVIKALGKGVLKIMSKMGISTVSSYAGAQTFEAVGLSQVFVDQYFTGTASKLGGIGIEVVAEENAARHRAAYPEDGAVVAHERLAVGGEYQWRRDGAPHLFNPDTVFRLQHSTRNRRYDVFREYTKMVDDQALSLMTLRGMFTLDTEGRTPVPIDEVEPVESIVKRFSTGAMSYGSISPEAHETLAIAMNRLGAKSNTGEGGEDTERLLDPERRSAIKQVASGRFGVTSMYLTHADDIQIKLAQGAKPGEGGQLPPTKVYPWIARTRHATAGVGLISPPPHHDIYSIEDLKQLIFDLKRANPKARIHAKLVSQSGIGAVAAGTAKALADVILVSGHDGGTGASPVNSLKHAGTPWELGLAETQQTLMLNGMRDRVVVQVDGQMKTGRDVVIGALLGAEEFGFATAPLIVEGCIMMRVCHLDTCPVGVATQNPELRKRFNGKPEFVVNFFEFIAQEVREYLAQLGFRSIDEIVGHRELLDVNRAIEHWKASGLDLTPILVGPVFRAEEPRRHGRAQEHELEKHFDNELIRLAANVLDHRGTVVIDREIKNTERAVGTMLGHEVTVRYGENGLPADSITVNLRGSAGQSLGAFLPAGITLRLEGDSNDYVGKGLSGGQIVVRPDRRSTFDASANVIAGNVIGYGATQGTMFIRGMVGERFLVRNSGATAVVEGVGDHALEYMTGGLAVILGATGRNLGAGMSGGTAYIHDLSRELVNRDAIASGELTLSELGSADVEILRDLLERHVAETESTLAQGMLDDFDGTVSRFVKVLPRDFAAVLATRASAVEEGLDPDGDIVWGRILEVTGG from the coding sequence ATGGCTCCCGTTCAGCCCTCGCCCCGCGTCCCCGCCGTGCCGTTCCTCGGCACCCCGTCCGCGCAGGGGATGTACGACCCGGCGGCCGAGAAGGACGCCTGCGGTCTCGCCATGGTCGCCACCATGCGCGGGACGGCCGGGCACGACATCATCGACGCCGCGCTCGACGCGCTGCGCAACCTCGAGCACCGCGGCGCGGTCGGCTCCGACGCCGGCACCGGCGACGGCGCGGGGATCATCACCCAGATCCCCGACGACTTCCTGCGGGCCGTCGCGGCCGTCGAGCTGCCCCCCGTCGGGCAGTACGCGGTCGGCAACGCCTTTCTCCCGGTCGACGTCTTCGAGCGCGAGCGGGTCAAGTCGACCATCGCCGAGATGGCGCGGGAGGAGAACCTCACTGTCCTCGGCTGGCGCTCCATCCCCGTCCAGCCGGACGAGATCGGCACGCTCGCCCGCGCCGCCATGCCGGCGATCGAGCAGCTCTACGTGTCGAGCGAGCTGACCGACGCGGCCGGCGTGCCGCTGGCCGGGCTCCGCCTCGACCGCCTCACCTTCCGCCTGCGCAAGCGCGTCGAGCGCGAGCTCGAGGTGTACTTCATGTCGCTCTCGAGCCGCACGCTCGTCTACAAGGGCATGGTCACCACGCTCCAGCTCGAGCCGTTCTACCCCGACCTCTCGGACGAGCGCTTCACCTCGAAGCTCGCGCTGGTGCACTCCCGCTACTCGACCAACACCTTTCCGTCCTGGCCGCTCGCGCAGCCGTTCCGGATGATCGCGCACAACGGTGAGATCAACACGGTGCAGGGCAACCGCAACTGGATGCGCGCGCGCCAGTCGCAGCTGAAGAGCGCCGAGCTCGGCGACCTCTCGCCGCTGTTCCCGATCGTCTCGACCGGTCGCAGCGACTCCGCCTCGTTCGACGAGACGGTGGAGCTGCTCACGCTGGCCGGCCGCTCGCTGCCGCACGCGATCATGATGATGGTCCCGGAGGCGTGGGAGAACCAGGCCGCCGCGATCGACCAGAAGCGCCGCGCCTTCTACGAGTACCACTCGATGCTCATGGAGCCGTGGGACGGCCCGGCCGCGATCGTCTTCACCGACGGCGACCTCGTCGGCGCCACGCTGGACCGCAACGGCCTGCGCCCCGGCCGCTACGTCGTCACCGACGACGGCCTCGTCGTGCTCGCCAGCGAGATCGGCGTCCTCGACATCGACCCCGCGAAGATCGTCCGCAAGGGCCGGCTGCAGCCGGGCCGGATGTTCCTGGTCGACACCGAGCAGGGCCGCATCGTCGAGGACGAGGAGATCAAGGCGCAGCTCGCGGACTCCGGTCCCTTCGACGAGTGGCTCGACAAGGGCCGCATCAACCTCAAGGACCTGCCCGAGCGCGAGCACATCGTGCACACGCCCGCGTCGGTCAACCGCCGCCAGCGCACCTTCGGCTACACCGAGGAGGAGGTGCGGCTGCTGCTGCTGCCGATGGCGAAGGCCGGCGCCGAGCCGCTCGGCGCCATGGGCTCCGACACGCCCGTCGCGGTGCTCTCCAAGCGCCCGAGGCTGCTCTTCGACTACTTCACCCAGGCGTTCGCGCAGGTGACCAACCCGCCGCTCGACTCCATCCGCGAGGAGGTCGTCACCTCGCTGCGCCTCGGCCTCGGACCGGAGCGCAACCTGCTCTCGGCCGGCGCCGAGCACGCCCGCCAGGTCGTCCTCGACTTCCCGGTGATCGACAACGACGAGCTGGCCAAGATCCAGCACATCGCGCCGCGCCCGCTCAGCCACATCACCACGACGATCCGCGGTCTCTACCGGGTCGACGCCGGCCCGCGCGCCATGCAGGACCGTCTCGACGCGATGTGCGCCGAGGCCGACGAGGCGATCGCCGCCGGAGCGCAGTTCCTGGTGCTCTCGGACCGCGACTCCACCAAGGACCTCGCGCCGATCCCCTCGCTGCTGATGCTCGCCGCCGTGCACCACCACCTGATCCGCACCGAGAACCGGATGCGCGTCGGGCTGGTCGTCGAGGCCGGCGACGTCCGCGAGGTGCACCACGTCGCGACGCTGATCGGCTACGGCGCCTCCGCGGTGAACCCGTACCTCGCGATGGAGACCTGCGAGCAGCTCGTCCGCAGCGGCATGATCTCGGACCTCTCGCCCGAGAAGGCCGTCAAGAACGTGATCAAGGCGCTCGGCAAGGGCGTCCTCAAGATCATGTCCAAGATGGGCATCTCGACCGTGTCCAGCTACGCCGGCGCGCAGACCTTCGAGGCCGTCGGCCTCAGCCAGGTCTTCGTCGACCAGTACTTCACCGGCACCGCCTCCAAGCTCGGCGGCATCGGCATCGAGGTCGTCGCCGAGGAGAACGCCGCTCGCCACCGCGCCGCGTACCCCGAGGACGGAGCGGTCGTCGCGCACGAGCGCCTCGCGGTCGGCGGCGAGTACCAGTGGCGCCGCGACGGCGCGCCGCACCTCTTCAACCCGGACACCGTCTTCCGGCTGCAGCACTCCACCCGCAACCGCCGCTACGACGTCTTCCGCGAGTACACCAAGATGGTCGACGACCAGGCGCTCTCGCTGATGACCCTCCGCGGAATGTTCACCCTCGACACGGAGGGCCGCACCCCCGTCCCGATCGACGAGGTCGAGCCGGTCGAGTCGATCGTCAAGCGCTTCTCCACCGGGGCGATGAGCTACGGCTCCATCTCGCCGGAGGCACACGAGACGCTCGCCATCGCGATGAACCGCCTCGGCGCCAAGTCGAACACCGGCGAGGGCGGCGAGGACACCGAGCGACTGCTCGACCCGGAGCGACGCTCCGCGATCAAGCAGGTCGCCTCGGGCCGCTTCGGCGTCACGAGCATGTACCTGACGCACGCCGACGACATCCAGATCAAGCTCGCCCAGGGCGCCAAGCCCGGCGAGGGCGGCCAGCTGCCGCCGACCAAGGTCTACCCGTGGATCGCGCGCACCCGGCACGCGACCGCCGGCGTCGGCCTGATCTCGCCGCCGCCGCACCACGACATCTACTCGATCGAGGACCTCAAGCAGCTGATCTTCGACCTCAAGCGGGCGAACCCGAAGGCGCGCATCCACGCGAAGCTCGTCAGCCAGTCGGGCATCGGCGCGGTCGCGGCCGGCACTGCCAAGGCCCTGGCCGACGTGATCCTCGTCTCGGGCCACGACGGCGGCACCGGCGCGAGCCCCGTCAACTCGCTCAAGCACGCGGGCACGCCCTGGGAGCTCGGCCTCGCCGAGACCCAGCAGACGCTGATGCTCAACGGCATGCGCGACCGCGTCGTGGTGCAGGTCGACGGCCAGATGAAGACCGGCCGCGACGTCGTCATCGGGGCCCTGCTCGGCGCCGAGGAGTTCGGCTTCGCCACCGCCCCGCTGATCGTCGAGGGCTGCATCATGATGCGCGTCTGCCACCTCGACACCTGCCCGGTGGGCGTCGCGACGCAGAACCCGGAGCTGCGCAAGCGCTTCAACGGCAAGCCCGAGTTCGTCGTCAACTTCTTCGAGTTCATCGCCCAGGAGGTCCGCGAGTACCTCGCCCAGCTCGGCTTCCGCTCGATCGACGAGATCGTCGGCCACCGCGAGCTGCTCGACGTCAACCGCGCCATCGAGCACTGGAAGGCGAGCGGGCTCGACCTGACGCCGATCCTGGTCGGCCCGGTCTTCCGCGCCGAGGAGCCGCGCCGCCACGGCCGCGCGCAGGAGCACGAGCTGGAGAAGCACTTCGACAACGAGCTGATCCGCCTCGCCGCGAACGTGCTCGACCACCGCGGCACCGTGGTGATCGACCGCGAGATCAAGAACACCGAGCGCGCGGTCGGCACCATGCTCGGCCACGAGGTGACCGTCCGCTACGGCGAGAACGGGCTGCCGGCCGACTCCATCACGGTGAACCTGCGCGGCTCGGCCGGGCAGTCGCTCGGTGCGTTCCTGCCCGCGGGCATCACGCTGCGCCTCGAGGGCGACTCGAACGACTACGTCGGCAAGGGCCTCTCCGGCGGCCAGATCGTGGTGCGGCCCGACCGCCGCAGCACCTTCGACGCGTCGGCGAACGTCATCGCCGGCAACGTGATCGGCTACGGCGCGACCCAGGGCACGATGTTCATCCGCGGAATGGTCGGCGAGCGCTTCCTGGTCCGCAACTCCGGTGCCACGGCGGTCGTCGAGGGCGTGGGCGACCACGCGCTCGAGTACATGACCGGCGGGCTCGCCGTCATCCTCGGCGCGACCGGCCGCAACCTCGGCGCGGGCATGTCCGGCGGCACCGCCTACATCCACGACCTGAGCCGCGAGCTCGTCAACCGCGACGCGATCGCCTCCGGGGAGCTGACGCTCTCCGAGCTCGGCAGCGCCGACGTGGAGATCCTCCGCGACCTGCTCGAGCGGCACGTGGCCGAGACCGAGTCGACCCTGGCCCAGGGGATGCTCGACGATTTCGACGGAACCGTCTCGCGTTTCGTCAAGGTACTGCCCCGCGACTTCGCCGCGGTGCTCGCGACGCGAGCATCCGCCGTGGAGGAGGGGCTCGACCCCGACGGCGACATCGTCTGGGGACGGATTCTGGAGGTGACCGGTGGCTGA
- the trpA gene encoding tryptophan synthase subunit alpha, which translates to MSGVGPSVAETVRRRNQEAAGALIGYLPAGFPDLATSIDAAVALAENGVDAIELGLPYSDPVMDGPVIQEATQAALAGGFRLRHGFDAVREIRARVDVPVLVMTYYNPVLQYGVERFATDLAEAGGSGLITPDLIPDEGAEWMAVSERLGLDRVFLAAPSSSDERLRATVEASRGFVYAVSTMGITGARADVDRAARTLVERLRTAGSDNACVGVGVSTGDQVAEILAYADGAIVGSALVRALASGGVAAVAETARGLAEGTRPRA; encoded by the coding sequence GTGAGCGGCGTCGGCCCGAGCGTCGCCGAGACCGTCCGCCGCCGCAACCAGGAGGCCGCGGGCGCCCTGATCGGCTACCTGCCCGCCGGCTTCCCCGACCTCGCGACGAGCATCGACGCCGCAGTGGCCCTCGCCGAGAACGGCGTGGACGCGATCGAGCTCGGCCTGCCCTACTCCGACCCGGTGATGGACGGCCCGGTCATCCAGGAGGCGACCCAGGCCGCCCTCGCCGGCGGATTCCGCCTGCGCCACGGCTTCGACGCGGTCCGCGAGATCCGCGCCCGCGTGGACGTGCCGGTGCTGGTGATGACGTACTACAACCCCGTGCTGCAGTACGGCGTCGAGCGCTTCGCCACCGACCTCGCCGAGGCCGGCGGCTCCGGCCTGATCACGCCCGACCTCATCCCCGACGAGGGAGCCGAGTGGATGGCCGTCTCCGAGCGCCTCGGCCTCGACCGGGTCTTCCTCGCCGCCCCCTCCTCGAGCGACGAGCGCCTGCGCGCGACCGTCGAGGCGAGCCGCGGCTTCGTCTACGCCGTCTCGACGATGGGCATCACCGGAGCGCGCGCGGATGTCGACCGCGCCGCCCGCACGCTCGTCGAGCGCCTGCGCACGGCCGGGTCGGACAACGCCTGCGTCGGCGTGGGCGTCTCGACCGGCGACCAGGTCGCCGAGATCCTCGCCTACGCCGACGGCGCGATCGTCGGCTCGGCCCTCGTGCGCGCGCTCGCCTCCGGGGGAGTCGCCGCTGTGGCGGAGACGGCTCGCGGTCTGGCAGAGGGCACGCGTCCGCGCGCCTGA
- the pyk gene encoding pyruvate kinase, whose translation MRRAKIVATLGPATSSYETIRAIIDAGVDVARMNLSHGSYDVHEGIYRLVRKAAEDSGRAVAIMVDLQGPKIRLGKFEGGPYPLAEGDVFTITTEDVLGTKELSGTTFKGLPDDVNPGDMLLIDDGKVAVRVTAVEGPRVITECVVPGNISNNKGINLPGVAVNVPALSQKDEDDLRWAIRLGADIIALSFVRNASDIVRVHEIMAEEGRKAPVIAKIEKPQAVDNLQEIIDVFDGIMVARGDLGVELPLEAVPIVQKHAVELARRWAKPVIVATQMLESMIESPRPTRAEASDVANAILDGADAVMLSGETSVGAWPVVTVQTMARIVESTEEHGLERIPPLGSKPRTQGGSVTLAAAEVAEFVEAKFLCVFTESGDSVRRMTRLRHGIPIIGFTPEPSVRRRMALNWGVQSYVTPRVNHTDAMFAQVDAVLLRENLAKAGDTVVVVSGSPPGRAGTTNDMRVHVVGSSSSSEPVENWDH comes from the coding sequence ATGAGACGAGCGAAAATCGTCGCCACCCTCGGCCCGGCAACGTCGTCGTACGAGACCATTCGTGCGATCATCGACGCCGGCGTGGACGTGGCCCGCATGAACCTCAGCCACGGCAGCTACGACGTGCACGAGGGCATCTACCGCCTCGTGCGCAAGGCCGCCGAGGACTCCGGTCGCGCCGTCGCGATCATGGTCGACCTGCAGGGTCCCAAGATCCGCCTCGGCAAGTTCGAGGGCGGTCCGTACCCCCTCGCCGAGGGCGACGTCTTCACCATCACCACCGAGGACGTCCTCGGCACCAAGGAGCTCTCGGGCACCACGTTCAAGGGCCTGCCCGACGACGTGAACCCCGGCGACATGCTCCTGATCGACGACGGCAAGGTCGCGGTCCGCGTCACCGCCGTCGAGGGCCCCCGCGTCATCACCGAGTGCGTCGTCCCCGGCAACATCTCGAACAACAAGGGCATCAACCTGCCCGGCGTCGCGGTCAACGTGCCCGCGCTGTCGCAGAAGGACGAGGACGACCTCCGCTGGGCCATCCGCCTCGGTGCCGACATCATCGCGCTCTCCTTCGTGCGCAACGCGAGCGACATCGTCCGCGTGCACGAGATCATGGCGGAGGAGGGCCGCAAGGCCCCCGTCATCGCCAAGATCGAGAAGCCGCAGGCCGTCGACAACCTGCAGGAGATCATCGACGTCTTCGACGGCATCATGGTCGCCCGCGGCGACCTCGGCGTCGAGCTGCCCCTCGAGGCCGTGCCGATCGTGCAGAAGCACGCCGTCGAGCTCGCCCGCCGCTGGGCCAAGCCCGTCATCGTGGCGACCCAGATGCTCGAGTCGATGATCGAGAGCCCGCGCCCCACCCGCGCCGAGGCCTCCGACGTCGCGAACGCCATCCTCGACGGAGCCGACGCGGTCATGCTCTCCGGCGAGACCAGCGTCGGCGCCTGGCCGGTCGTCACCGTCCAGACCATGGCCCGCATCGTCGAGTCCACCGAGGAGCACGGCCTCGAGCGGATCCCCCCGCTCGGCAGCAAGCCGCGCACCCAGGGCGGCTCCGTCACCCTCGCCGCCGCCGAGGTCGCCGAGTTCGTCGAGGCCAAGTTCCTCTGCGTCTTCACCGAGTCCGGCGACTCCGTCCGCCGCATGACGCGCCTGCGCCACGGCATCCCGATCATCGGCTTCACCCCCGAGCCCTCGGTCCGCCGCCGCATGGCGCTCAACTGGGGCGTCCAGTCCTACGTCACGCCCCGCGTGAACCACACGGACGCGATGTTCGCCCAGGTCGACGCCGTCCTCCTCCGCGAGAACCTCGCGAAGGCCGGCGACACCGTCGTCGTCGTCTCCGGATCGCCCCCCGGACGCGCCGGCACCACCAACGACATGCGCGTGCACGTCGTCGGCTCCTCCAGCTCCTCGGAGCCGGTGGAGAACTGGGACCACTGA
- the lgt gene encoding prolipoprotein diacylglyceryl transferase, whose protein sequence is MSVPLSIPSPPEAWSQYDFTLFDRAFSIHTYAVCILVGIVVATIMTNARLKRRGAEPWVVLDIIIWAVPLGIIGARLYHVLTHPGDYFYAGADPWEIIRIWNGGNAIFGGLIGGAVGAWIGCRWTGVRFWTFADALAPGMLAAQAIGRLGNWFNHELFGLPTTLPWGLEIESSNPAFPVGLPAGTLFHPTFLYEILWNVVGIAVILLLERRLKLQWGTAFAAYLIWYGIGRVWFESIRIDPSEFFWGIRTNVWAALAAVVVGLVLVVIQRREHPGRETSAYRPGREWTPAPAAVEFEDVESDSDATTPSSGTDAEKSTVSRS, encoded by the coding sequence GTGTCCGTACCGCTGAGCATCCCGAGTCCGCCCGAGGCGTGGAGTCAGTACGACTTCACGCTCTTCGATCGCGCGTTCTCGATCCACACCTACGCCGTCTGCATCCTGGTCGGCATCGTGGTCGCCACGATCATGACGAACGCCCGCCTCAAGCGCCGCGGCGCCGAGCCGTGGGTCGTCCTCGACATCATCATCTGGGCCGTGCCGCTCGGCATCATCGGCGCGCGGCTCTACCACGTGCTCACGCACCCCGGCGACTACTTCTACGCCGGCGCGGACCCGTGGGAGATCATCCGGATCTGGAACGGCGGCAACGCGATCTTCGGCGGCCTGATCGGCGGCGCCGTCGGCGCCTGGATCGGCTGCCGCTGGACCGGCGTCCGCTTCTGGACCTTCGCCGACGCCCTCGCGCCCGGCATGCTCGCCGCGCAGGCCATCGGCCGCCTCGGCAACTGGTTCAACCACGAGCTGTTCGGCCTCCCGACGACCCTGCCCTGGGGCCTCGAGATCGAGAGCAGCAACCCGGCCTTCCCCGTCGGCCTGCCCGCCGGCACGCTCTTCCACCCGACCTTCCTCTACGAGATCCTCTGGAACGTCGTCGGCATCGCGGTCATCCTGCTGCTCGAGCGCCGCCTCAAGCTGCAGTGGGGCACCGCCTTCGCCGCGTACCTGATCTGGTACGGCATCGGCCGCGTCTGGTTCGAGTCCATCCGGATCGACCCGAGCGAGTTCTTCTGGGGCATCCGCACCAACGTCTGGGCGGCGCTGGCCGCCGTCGTCGTCGGCCTGGTCCTCGTCGTGATCCAGCGGCGCGAGCACCCGGGTCGCGAGACCTCGGCCTATCGGCCCGGCCGCGAGTGGACGCCCGCCCCGGCTGCGGTAGAATTCGAGGACGTCGAGTCCGACTCCGACGCCACCACTCCTTCTTCCGGCACCGACGCCGAGAAGTCGACGGTCTCCCGCAGCTGA
- the trpB gene encoding tryptophan synthase subunit beta — translation MALRDELGPYFGDFGGRYVPESLVKALDELSAEYERTKVDPAFRAELTELHRSYTGRPSIITEVPRFAEHAGGARIILKREDLNHTGSHKINNVLGQALLTKRIGKTRVIAETGAGQHGVATATAAALFGLDCVVYMGEVDTERQALNVARMRLLGAEVVSVTTGSRTLKDAINDAMRDWVTNVETTNYVFGTVAGPHPFPAMVRDFQKIIGEEAREQVLALTGALPTAVTACVGGGSNAMGIFHAFLDDPEVRLVGFEAGGDGIETPRHAATISKGRPGVLHGARSFLLQDEDGQTVESHSISAGLDYPGVGPEHAWLSSIGRADYRAVTDSAAMDALMLLSRTEGIIPAIESAHALAGTLELGRELGPDATILVNLSGRGDKDMTTAARYFGLVDQGAVQS, via the coding sequence ATGGCACTCCGAGACGAACTCGGTCCCTACTTCGGCGACTTCGGCGGACGCTACGTCCCCGAGTCGCTCGTGAAGGCGCTCGACGAGCTGAGCGCCGAGTACGAGCGCACCAAGGTCGACCCGGCGTTCCGCGCCGAGCTGACCGAGCTGCACCGCAGCTACACCGGCCGGCCCTCGATCATCACCGAGGTGCCGCGCTTCGCCGAGCACGCGGGCGGTGCGCGGATCATCCTCAAGCGCGAGGACCTCAACCACACCGGCTCGCACAAGATCAACAACGTGCTCGGCCAGGCGCTGCTGACCAAGCGCATCGGCAAGACCCGTGTGATCGCCGAGACCGGCGCCGGCCAGCACGGCGTGGCCACCGCCACGGCCGCCGCGCTCTTCGGGCTCGACTGCGTCGTCTACATGGGCGAGGTCGACACCGAGCGCCAGGCGCTCAACGTCGCCCGGATGCGACTGCTCGGCGCCGAGGTCGTCTCGGTGACCACCGGCTCGCGCACCCTCAAGGACGCGATCAACGACGCGATGCGCGACTGGGTCACCAACGTCGAGACGACGAACTACGTCTTCGGCACAGTGGCCGGCCCGCACCCCTTCCCGGCGATGGTGCGCGACTTCCAGAAGATCATCGGCGAGGAGGCGCGCGAGCAGGTCCTCGCCCTCACCGGCGCCCTGCCCACCGCGGTCACCGCCTGCGTCGGCGGCGGCTCCAACGCGATGGGCATCTTCCACGCGTTCCTCGACGACCCCGAGGTCAGGCTGGTCGGCTTCGAGGCCGGCGGCGACGGGATCGAGACCCCGCGCCACGCGGCGACCATCAGCAAGGGCCGCCCCGGCGTCCTGCACGGCGCCCGCAGCTTCCTGCTCCAGGACGAGGACGGCCAGACCGTCGAGTCGCACTCGATCTCGGCCGGTCTCGACTACCCGGGCGTCGGCCCCGAGCACGCCTGGCTCTCCAGCATCGGCCGCGCCGACTACCGCGCGGTCACCGACTCCGCCGCGATGGACGCACTGATGCTGCTGAGCCGCACCGAGGGCATCATCCCCGCGATCGAGTCGGCGCACGCCCTCGCCGGCACGCTCGAGCTCGGCCGCGAGCTCGGCCCCGACGCGACCATCCTGGTCAACCTCTCCGGCCGCGGCGACAAGGACATGACCACCGCCGCGCGCTACTTCGGACTCGTCGACCAGGGCGCGGTGCAGTCGTGA